The Caviibacter abscessus nucleotide sequence CAACTATATTATTAATACTTTTCATACCTAATGACTCAAGTTTATCTTTTAACCATTTTGGTGAAGGTCCAACTTTTACATTTTCAATTATTCTTGCAACAT carries:
- a CDS encoding phenylalanine--tRNA ligase beta subunit-related protein gives rise to the protein MNFSLYVARIIENVKVGPSPKWLKDKLESLGMKSINNIV